From a region of the Panicum virgatum strain AP13 chromosome 2K, P.virgatum_v5, whole genome shotgun sequence genome:
- the LOC120671822 gene encoding proteoglycan 4-like, with protein MSSPEEGARALRRSHGSPGQSGVPVTVLYYLCRSGRHLEHPHLMELRLASPNQALYLRDVIRRLDALRGKGMAAMYSWSCKRRYKTGFVWHDVLEDDVLLTAQGSEYVLKGSLLLPHHSSPPAAAPPSADHDRTDVGTSITRQVHCVKPTPDEETPTHSREGWTTNSLLPAPPTIKDDVEVEAPGTQRELSSISPSSSCTTGDRDEEAASARSSSSGSPSSHNKPRGSAGGTPSPSGSTSSPTPPSLMLYNKQEASAITAQGEVTQTQGTSTGRDLHKKDSCSTGSTPTNATVTTEDKYPGRTKSFSSSTSRNGTLESLIRAEALDRRGATAKRILEKDDDDDDDDDDTEAMQSLGMKLNPANLLMRLVACGSTMSVRQHLPACDLIRTTHKPQYLSQHVEELPSSPVLSPLGALIMRPVTAAGAKVVSDSGDCGHCSGSMLQTAGKGCESGKVMSTNIKPTSSYDQYCVSEKEASVRNLDNLELRSQIISETIKMAPCQQPKNGTLVTITTDVRHNNGEQECSNEASSKTLTRSTSKRMTISPRSSRVVSFHDEKEKGVKIEERLASGSRVTIQCAPLLKETYASAKAM; from the exons ATGTCCTCGCCGGAGGAAGGAGCAAGGGCACTGAGGAGGAGCCATGGCAGCCCAGGCCAGAGTGGCGTGCCAGTGACGGTGCTGTACTACCTGTGCCGCAGTGGACGGCACCTGGAGCACCCTCACCTGATGGAGCTGCGCCTCGCCTCCCCAAATCAAGCTCTCTACCTCAGAGACGTGATCCGCCGGCTGGACGCGCTGCGAGGGAAGGGCATGGCCGCCATGTATTCCTGGTCCTGCAAGAG GAGGTACAAAACCGGATTCGTGTGGCATGATGTGTTGGAGGACGATGTGTTGCTCACTGCGCAGGGCAGCGAGTATGTCCTCAAGGGCTCCCTCTTGCTCCCCCACCACTCATCACCACctgctgcagcaccaccatctgcaG ATCATGACCGCACAGACGTCGGCACATCCATTACCCGTCAGGTCCACTGCGTCAAGCCAACTCCCGATGAAGAGACACCAACTCATTCCCGGGAGGGCTGGACTACTAATTCATTATTGCCAGCTCCTCCCACGATTAAGGATGATGTTGAGGTTGAAGCACCAGGGACACAGCGAGAGCTGTCGTCAATATCACCATCATCTTCTTGCACCACTGGGGACAGGGACGAGGAGGCAGCATCAGCACGTTCAAGCTCTTCAGGCAGCCCCTCCTCTCATAATAAGCCGAGAGGATCAGCAGGAGGCACACCTTCTCCTTCAGGTAGCACAAGCTCACCCACTCCTCCAAGCCTCATGCTCTACAACAAGCAGGAGGCATCCGCAATCACAGCACAAGGCGAGGTGACACAAACCCAAGGAACATCAACAGGGAGGGACCTTCACAAGAAGGATAGTTGTAGTACTGGTAGCACACCGACCAACGCAACTGTGACTACCGAAGATAAGTATCCAGGACGTACAAAATCTTTCTCGTCCAGCACAAGTAGGAACGGGACCTTGGAGTCCCTCATAAGGGCCGAGGCTCTTGACAGAAGAGGCGCCACTGCTAAGAGGATCCTAGAAAaggatgacgatgatgatgacgacgacgacgacacagAAGCAATGCAGTCACTGGGAATGAAGCTGAACCCTGCCAACCTGCTGATGCGGCTCGTGGCTTGCGGGTCGACAATGTCTGTAAGGCAGCATCTCCCTGCCTGCGACCTCATACGAACAACGCACAAGCCCCAGTACTTGAGCCAACATGTTGAGGAGCTGCCATCATCTCCAGTTTTGTCTCCCCTTGGTGCCCTCATCATGCGTCCTGTAACTGCTGCTGGAGCCAAAGTAGTTTCAGACTCAGGAGACTGCGGCCACTGCAGTGGGAGCATGCTCCAAACTGCAGGCAAGGGATGCGAGTCAGGCAAAGTAATGTCCACAAATATTAAGCCCACCTCATCTTATGACCAATACTG TGTTTCTGAGAAAGAAGCCTCTGTACGGAATTTGGATAATTTGGAGCTCAGAAGTCAAATTATCTCAGAAAcaatcaaaatggcaccatgtCAGCAACCCAAAAATGGGACATTGGTAACCATAACCACAGATGTCAGGCATAACAATGGTGAACAAGAATGTAGCAATGAAGCTTCATCCAAGACCTTGACAAGAAGTACAAGCAAAAGAATGACCATATCACCAAGATCTTCAAGAGTAGTATCGTTtcatgatgaaaaagagaaaggggTTAAGATTGAAGAAAG GCTCGCTTCTGGATCTCGTGTTACAATCCAGTGCGCGCCCTTACTCAAAGAAACTTATGCCAGTGCTAAAGCAATGTAA